In Vicia villosa cultivar HV-30 ecotype Madison, WI unplaced genomic scaffold, Vvil1.0 ctg.003025F_1_1, whole genome shotgun sequence, a single window of DNA contains:
- the LOC131640276 gene encoding transcription factor MYB33-like, which yields MMKRMKKEIPDDILHDDQIGSQLNDEDNGRSACGVVLKKGPWTSVEDDILVKYVNKNGEGNWNAVQKQTGLLRCGKSCRLRWANHLRPHLKKGAFTEEEERLICELHSKMGNRWARMAVHLPGRTDNEIKNYWNTRIKRRTRAGLPLYPPGVYQAALNNQSTGRINGGNKVHSDFLHKRSFSMHDAMFDCLKDTQGISPYSPDISDYGNMQNGFDSSQYCSFVSSTSSNPKRFRESPIPFLDFGCIDRSDVYPFEHIQDDAFDKLTQSFGVQSPLDPGFFSNSLMCYSHSLKNGNFSTSMPFEAVKSELPSLQYPKIDLGSRSTSPSHPLLDSIDDFIKSPTPISTLESDCSSPQNSGLLQSVLHQRKTPSSSKNQYYDRSSYSSAATPCERDDLSAWSMYEQEWKDYADPVSPSGVSSILNDCPAVVANINSMDEQPPVQTDNGNIVKSEYVDHMWSPDSSYIKSLLNNSRPDFVLDSGWYEPCSGHGNNQAIATDATSMFQEDQLATDYKHMTAAGTSNPSQVLISLRVLIWTEKYFTCDFLVLNNC from the exons ATGATGAAACGGATGAAAAAGGAGATTCCGGATGACATACTCCATGATGATCAGATTGGTTCGCAGTTGAATGATGAGGATAATGGTAGAAGTGCCTGTGGAGTTGTTCTGAAGAAAGGGCCGTGGACAAGTGTTGAAGATGATATATTGGTCAAGTATGTCAACAAGAACGGAGAAGGGAATTGGAATGCCGTTCAGAAGCAGACAGGCCTGTTGCGTTGTGGAAAAAGTTGTCGACTGCGATGGGCTAATCACCTAAGGCCACATTTAAAGAAAGGGGCATTTACTGAGGAAGAGGAGCGGTTGATTTGTGAGCTTCATTCAAAAATGGGAAACAGATGGGCACGCATGGCAGTGCAT TTACCTGGTCGTACAGACAATGAGATAAAAAACTATTGGAACACTCGGATCAAGAGGCGTACCCGAGCTGGCTTGCCACTTTATCCTCCTGGTGTATATCAAGCGGCTCTTAATAACCAAAGCACCGGTAGAATTAACGGTGGTAATAAAGTGCATTCTGATTTCTTGCATAAAAGGAGTTTTAGTATGCATGATGCAATGTTTGACTGCCTGAAGGATACCCAGGGAATCTCACCTTATTCGCCTGATATTTCTGATTACGGCAATATGCAAAATGGTTTTGATTCTTCTCAGTACTGTAGTTTTGTGTCATCGACATCATCTAACCCTAAACGTTTTCGAGAGTCACCAATACCGTTTCTTGATTTTGGTTGTATTGACAGAAGCGATGTTTATCCATTTGAACATATTCAGGATGATGCTTTTGATAAGTTGACACAATCATTTGGAGTGCAATCACCTCTTGATCCTGGTTTCTTCTCAAACAGCTTAATGTGTTACAGCCATTCACTTAAAAATGGCAATTTCTCTACTTCTATGCCTTTTGAGGCTGTGAAGTCGGAGCTCCCTTCACTCCAATATCCGAAAATTGATTTAGGTAGCCGGAGTACATCTCCCTCACACCCACTACTTGACTCAATTGATGATTTTATCAAATCTCCTACACCAATTAGTACACTGGAGTCAGATTGTTCTTCTCCACAAAATAGTGGCCTGCTGCAATCTGTACTTCATCAGCGGAAGACTCCGAGCAGTTCAAAAAACCAATATTATGACAGAAGTTCATATTCATCTGCTGCAACTCCCTGTGAAAGAGATGACCTGTCAGCATGGAGCATGTATGAGCAAGAATGGAAAGACTATGCTGACCCTGTATCTCCATCTGGTGTATCTTCAATATTGAATGATTGCCCTGCTGTTGTTGCCAACATAAATTCAATGGATGAACAGCCACCTGTTCAGACCGACAATG GCAACATTGTGAAATCAGAGTATGTTGATCATATGTGGTCCCCTGACAGTTCTTATATCAAGTCTCTGTTGAACAATAGTCGGCCAGATTTTGTGCTTGATTCAGGTTGGTATGAGCCGTGTTCTGGGCATGGCAATAACCAAGCCATTGCCACTGATGCTACATCGATGTTTCAGGAAGATCAATTAGCCACCGACTATAAACATATGACTGCTGCTGGAACTTCTAACCCAAGTCAG GTGTTAATATCTTTACGTGTGTTGATTTGGACCGAGAAATATTTTACGTGTGATTTTTTAGTACTGAACAATTGTTAA
- the LOC131640278 gene encoding uncharacterized protein LOC131640278, which translates to MKTTLKFKAKYGGIDYITIPREDIMDLCMGTKDLCFTILQVWLTYLHHHCMELGKSDVYGFLDPYLIHSENDQVSVQTFIQNKMHQDQKDCYLAPYLSNHHWQLIIINPKKHEVVLLCSMGKTKSLDKSITRMVEL; encoded by the exons ATGAAAACAACTTTGAAGTTTAAGGCTAAATACGGTGGAATTGATTATATTACCATCCCTAGGGAAGATATTATGGACTTGTGTATGGGTACAAAAGATTTATGCTTCACTATTTTACAAGTGTGGCTGAC ATATCTACACCACCATTGTATGGAGTTGGGAAAAAGTGATGTGTATGGATTTCTTGATCCATATCTCATTCATAGTGAAAATGATCAAGTTAGTGTTCAAACTTTTATACAAAACAAGATGCACCAAGATCAGAAAGATTGTTATCTAGCTCCTTATCTCAGCAA TCATCACTGGCAATTGATCATCATCAATCCTAAGAAGCATGAAGTAGTCCTTCTATGTTCTATGGGAAAGACAAAGTCGTTAGATAAAAGTATCACTCGTATGGTTGAATTGTAA
- the LOC131640284 gene encoding uncharacterized protein LOC131640284 → MMQEKLKERQEIAGESEVTPPSPPKRHEKWKRARLKPSGEYTSEGTRLVAEKIDALVAEGKFSSQGRNDILAKVIGPEHPGRVRAVGQGVRIRKFFGSCCRYDSTPHIINNDQLETLKIDLTKVIKAQVIQELSSLPFSQQCQNFPNSSPNPTLYSSTKGSSVMPHTPHDEVDILEKCELYIDGNTNVVAYANVYNLGSIIHNQVLNNDMLRVAVTKVLDANALLPVPTQEVTTLSEAINTFIQ, encoded by the exons ATGATGcaagaaaaattaaaagaaagacaagAAATAGCTGGAGAGTCAGAAGTAACACCTCCATCTCCACCCAAACGTCATGAGAAGTGGAAAAGAGCCCGACTAAAACCTTCAGGAGAGTATACATCAGAAGGCACACGTTTAGTTGctgaaaaaatt GATGCTTTGGTAGCAGAAGGAAAATTTTCCTCACAAGGACGTAATGATATTTTAGCAAAAGTCATTGGACCTGAGCACCCTGGTCGTGTTCGTGCTGTTGGTCAAGGTGTGAGGATTCGAAAATTCTTTGGATCATGTTGTCGTTATGACTCCACCCCACATATTATCAATAACGACCAACTAGAAACCTTGAAAATAGATCTTACAAAGGTTATTAAAGCACAAGTGATACAAGAGCTAtcatctttgcccttttctcaacaATGTCAAAATTTTCCAAATTCCTCTCCTAATCCCACTCTATATTCGAGTACAAAGGGTAGCTCTGTTATGCCTCATACACCACATGATGAAGTAGATATTCTTGAAAAGTGTGAATTGTATATTGATGGAAACACTAATGTAGTAGCATATGCTAATGTGTATAATTTAGGGTCCATTATACATAATCAGGTGCTAAATAATGATATGCTAAGAGTGGCGGTTACTAAAGTGTTAGATGCGAATGCTCTTTTACCTGTTCCCACTCAGGAGGTGACAACTCTTAGTGAGGCCATCAACACTTTCATCCAATAG